A single Salmo salar chromosome ssa19, Ssal_v3.1, whole genome shotgun sequence DNA region contains:
- the LOC106578996 gene encoding ubiquitin domain-containing protein 1 isoform X2 — protein MAAGRNEPLKKDKPKWKSDYPMTEGQLRSKRDEFWDTAPAFEGRKEIWDALKAATVALECNDHELAQAIVDGASITLPHGSLTECYDELGSRYQLPVYCLAPPVNLISERSDEDPGDSPEPTAAPKKEFQLKVRLSTGKDLRLSASMADSIGQLKKQLQAQEDIDTAHQRWFFSGKLLTDKTRLQDTKIQKDFVIQVIVNPQAPIN, from the exons ATGGCTGCTG GTCGCAATGAGCCCCTGAAGAAGGACAAGCCCAAGTGGAAGAGTGACTATCCCATGACGGAGGGCCAGCTCCGCAGTAAGAGGGATGAGTTCTGGGACACAGCCCCGGCCTTCGAGGGCCGAAAGGAGATCTGGGACGCTCTGAAGGCAGCCACCGTCGCCCTGGAGTGCAACGACCACGAGCTGGCCCAGGCCATAGTGGACGGAGCCAGCATCACTCTGCCTCACg GCTCCCTGACGGAGTGTTATGATGAGCTGGGTAGCCGTTACCAGCTGCCCGTCTACTGCCTGGCCCCTCCGGTCAATCTGATCTCTGAGCGCAGCGACGAGGACCCCGGCGACAGCCCCGAGCCCACAGCCGCCCCCAAGAAGGAGTTCCAGCTCAAGGTGCGCCTCTCCACGGGCAAGGACCTGCGCCTCAGCGCCAGCATGGCCGACTCCATCGGGCAGCTGAAGAAGCAGCTTCAGGCCCAGGAGGACATCGACACGGCCCACCAGCGCTGGTTCTTCTCAGGCAAGCTGCTCACGGACAAGACCCGCCTGCAGGACACTAAGATCCAGAAGGACTTTGTCATCCAGGTCATCGTCAACCCGCAGGCCCCCATTAACTAG
- the LOC106578996 gene encoding ubiquitin domain-containing protein 1 isoform X1, whose amino-acid sequence MGGCVGREREDTQGHGSSRSSGRAHRKRGSRNEPLKKDKPKWKSDYPMTEGQLRSKRDEFWDTAPAFEGRKEIWDALKAATVALECNDHELAQAIVDGASITLPHGSLTECYDELGSRYQLPVYCLAPPVNLISERSDEDPGDSPEPTAAPKKEFQLKVRLSTGKDLRLSASMADSIGQLKKQLQAQEDIDTAHQRWFFSGKLLTDKTRLQDTKIQKDFVIQVIVNPQAPIN is encoded by the exons ATGGGAGGATGTGTTGGGAGAGAACGTGAGGACACACAGGGCCACGGATCATCCAGAAGCAGTGGAAGGGCACACCGAAAACGTGGAA GTCGCAATGAGCCCCTGAAGAAGGACAAGCCCAAGTGGAAGAGTGACTATCCCATGACGGAGGGCCAGCTCCGCAGTAAGAGGGATGAGTTCTGGGACACAGCCCCGGCCTTCGAGGGCCGAAAGGAGATCTGGGACGCTCTGAAGGCAGCCACCGTCGCCCTGGAGTGCAACGACCACGAGCTGGCCCAGGCCATAGTGGACGGAGCCAGCATCACTCTGCCTCACg GCTCCCTGACGGAGTGTTATGATGAGCTGGGTAGCCGTTACCAGCTGCCCGTCTACTGCCTGGCCCCTCCGGTCAATCTGATCTCTGAGCGCAGCGACGAGGACCCCGGCGACAGCCCCGAGCCCACAGCCGCCCCCAAGAAGGAGTTCCAGCTCAAGGTGCGCCTCTCCACGGGCAAGGACCTGCGCCTCAGCGCCAGCATGGCCGACTCCATCGGGCAGCTGAAGAAGCAGCTTCAGGCCCAGGAGGACATCGACACGGCCCACCAGCGCTGGTTCTTCTCAGGCAAGCTGCTCACGGACAAGACCCGCCTGCAGGACACTAAGATCCAGAAGGACTTTGTCATCCAGGTCATCGTCAACCCGCAGGCCCCCATTAACTAG